One Salmo salar chromosome ssa01, Ssal_v3.1, whole genome shotgun sequence DNA window includes the following coding sequences:
- the im:7136021 gene encoding uncharacterized protein im:7136021 isoform X1, translating into MAFRTVGAAQLPSEVWVHVFGYLSTTDKLNIRSCCKYFKKMVDHWSLWKGNTVVLKKLCAYTSQFWTTLRRRKISSVVVQKASLKEWKQLALSLPWLTTIAVEHCFDVKAFEILKQFHNLKRLAIRRCRCGQGLSDAIVPLQQVTHFSVCEMHCAPRSDIISVVSKLSHLTFLLYHEGNHPIPRQTFHLMLKCLPHLKHLSLKMGTQHGSLPDDYFSISKTNTFPEDPQVGQPGLTSLELLDYMDPTLPEEALKCLPSLQSLAVDYRDRDVDPSRCHLKTWLRELPQLAVLNVAKGHPVSAYAHSIPNTVTSLTLQRVMVEQKDMKALGKQASGLLFLHFDPCSYNSSSSSIGEIPKLFPQLMTLKMRHYNVPEREFLSLQQLKHLEQLEILDAHSPSPHLLQLIHKLQVLTNHRTQIIHSLGPRDPTACYCTHY; encoded by the exons ATGGCATTTCGTACGGTGGGAGCTGCACAACTACCATCAGAGGTATGGGTCCACGTGTTTGGATATCTGTCAACAACAGACAAACTAAACATTAGATCATGCtgtaaatatttcaaaaaaatgGTTGACCACTGGTCTCTTTGGAAAGGCAACACAGTGGTGCTTAAAAAGCTGTGTGCCTACACCTCGCAGTTCTGGACAACTCTTCGCCGCAGGAAAATCAGCTCAGTTGTTGTACAGAAGGCAAGTTTGAAAGAATGGAAACAGCTTGCCCTATCCCTACCTTGGCTCACCACAATAGCCGTGGAGCATTGTTTCGACGTGAAAGCCTTTGAAATTCTCAAGCAATTTCATAACTTGAAGAGGCTGGCTATTCGCAGGTGTCGCTGTGGCCAGGGACTGTCTGACGCAATAGTGCCTCTGCAGCAAGTGACTCATTTTAGTGTGTGCGAGATGCACTGTGCTCCAAGatcagatattattagtgttgtctCAAAGCTCTCCCATCTGACGTTTCTACTCTATCACGAAGGCAATCATCCTATCCCAAGACAGACATTCCACCTAATGCTTAAGTGCTTGCCACATCTGAAGCATCTGTCTTTGAAAATGGGAACACAACATGGTTCTCTCCCAGATGATTATTTTAGTATTTctaaaacaaatacatttccaG AAGATCCACAGGTCGGGCAACCAGGCTTGACCAGTCTGGAGCTTCTTGACTACATGGACCCCACCTTACCTGAAGAGGCGCTGAAGTGCCTCCCCTCCCTGCAGAGTCTAGCTGTGGACTACAGAGACAGGGACGTGGATCCCAGCAGGTGCCACCTGAAAACATGGCTGAGGGAACTCCCTCAACTGGCAGTTCTCAACGTTGCAA aAGGCCATCCCGTCAGTGCTTATGCTCACTCCATTCCCAACACAGTGACCAGTTTAACTCTGCAGCGGGTGATGGTGGAGCAGAAGGACATGAAGGCTCTAGGGAAACAGGCTTCAGGCCTCTTGTTTCTGCACTTTGATCCATGCAGctataacagcagcagcagcagcatcggAGAGATCCCCAAACTATTCCCCCAGCTCATGACCCTTAAAATGCG ACACTACAATGTACCAGAGAGGGAGTTCTTGAGCCTCCAACAGTTGAAGCATTTGGAGCAGTTGGAGATCCTTGATGCACACAGTCCTAGTCCTCACCTTCTGCAGCTGATCCACAAGCTGCAGGTCCTGACCAACCACAGAACCCAAATCATCCATTCTCTGGGCCCGAGAGATCCCACAGCCTGCTACTGTACTCACTACTAA
- the im:7136021 gene encoding uncharacterized protein im:7136021 isoform X2, producing the protein MDPTLPEEALKCLPSLQSLAVDYRDRDVDPSRCHLKTWLRELPQLAVLNVAKGHPVSAYAHSIPNTVTSLTLQRVMVEQKDMKALGKQASGLLFLHFDPCSYNSSSSSIGEIPKLFPQLMTLKMRHYNVPEREFLSLQQLKHLEQLEILDAHSPSPHLLQLIHKLQVLTNHRTQIIHSLGPRDPTACYCTHY; encoded by the exons ATGGACCCCACCTTACCTGAAGAGGCGCTGAAGTGCCTCCCCTCCCTGCAGAGTCTAGCTGTGGACTACAGAGACAGGGACGTGGATCCCAGCAGGTGCCACCTGAAAACATGGCTGAGGGAACTCCCTCAACTGGCAGTTCTCAACGTTGCAA aAGGCCATCCCGTCAGTGCTTATGCTCACTCCATTCCCAACACAGTGACCAGTTTAACTCTGCAGCGGGTGATGGTGGAGCAGAAGGACATGAAGGCTCTAGGGAAACAGGCTTCAGGCCTCTTGTTTCTGCACTTTGATCCATGCAGctataacagcagcagcagcagcatcggAGAGATCCCCAAACTATTCCCCCAGCTCATGACCCTTAAAATGCG ACACTACAATGTACCAGAGAGGGAGTTCTTGAGCCTCCAACAGTTGAAGCATTTGGAGCAGTTGGAGATCCTTGATGCACACAGTCCTAGTCCTCACCTTCTGCAGCTGATCCACAAGCTGCAGGTCCTGACCAACCACAGAACCCAAATCATCCATTCTCTGGGCCCGAGAGATCCCACAGCCTGCTACTGTACTCACTACTAA